Proteins from one Parvibaculum lavamentivorans DS-1 genomic window:
- a CDS encoding recombinase family protein: MGQKAIVYARVSTTRQADHDLSIPDQIAHAERYCKERDIEIVGTYVDPGASARDDNRPQFQRMMDDVKSGAMQVDVVLVHSFSRFFRDACGAAVYTRILEKHGARLVSMTQETGEGAQANLMRHMLSSFDEYQSAETAKHVTRSMIENAKRGFWNGAAAPYGYKTIVVERHGNKDKKKLDLEPQEAEIVKLIFQLYLYGDGKTGPLGIKNLVSYLNGRGVNNRNGKPFRIQHIQEALRRSAYIGTHYFNRTDSRTRKPRPREEWIEIAVPPIVEESIFHAVQAQLDARNPTMTPPRIASSRILLTGVATCENCGAPMRTRTGKNGQYWYYTCSRSADMGKSGCAGVTVPMGKLDEIVTDALCDKVLQADRLENMLGSLLARNSGRRAAAQAKLKELKRERRELDQKLAKLTDALEKGVPLDAVKSRFTQRQNEREQVNRVISFVNREIDSPLSVVTPEKLEAFANGFRARLREDGEPGFRKAYLRLLLENVAVTKDRVRISGRKDVLAYQLTADKPLPPSMVPTFMDEWCTRHDSNV; this comes from the coding sequence ATGGGACAGAAAGCTATTGTTTATGCGCGCGTATCAACGACACGGCAGGCTGACCATGACCTGTCCATTCCCGATCAAATCGCTCACGCCGAACGCTACTGCAAGGAACGCGATATAGAGATCGTGGGCACCTATGTCGATCCGGGTGCATCGGCCCGCGACGATAACAGGCCTCAATTCCAGCGCATGATGGATGATGTGAAGTCTGGGGCGATGCAAGTCGACGTGGTGCTCGTGCATAGCTTTTCGCGCTTCTTTCGGGATGCGTGCGGTGCCGCTGTATATACGAGGATACTTGAAAAGCATGGCGCCCGGCTTGTGTCCATGACGCAGGAAACCGGAGAAGGCGCCCAAGCGAACTTGATGCGCCATATGCTTTCATCGTTCGATGAGTATCAAAGCGCGGAAACCGCCAAGCACGTCACCCGCTCCATGATTGAGAACGCAAAGCGCGGCTTCTGGAACGGTGCGGCCGCGCCTTACGGCTACAAAACAATCGTTGTTGAGCGGCACGGCAACAAGGACAAGAAGAAGCTCGATTTGGAGCCGCAGGAAGCGGAAATCGTCAAACTGATTTTCCAGTTGTATCTCTATGGCGACGGCAAGACAGGACCGCTCGGCATAAAGAACTTGGTTTCCTACCTGAATGGACGCGGCGTGAATAACCGGAATGGAAAGCCTTTCCGTATCCAGCACATTCAGGAGGCCTTGCGGCGCTCTGCCTATATCGGAACGCATTACTTCAACCGCACGGATAGCCGGACCCGAAAGCCGCGCCCGCGCGAAGAGTGGATCGAAATTGCGGTGCCACCGATTGTCGAGGAAAGCATCTTCCATGCGGTGCAAGCGCAACTTGACGCCCGCAATCCGACAATGACGCCGCCTCGCATCGCAAGCAGCCGCATATTGCTGACAGGCGTCGCGACTTGCGAAAATTGCGGCGCTCCGATGCGGACGCGAACCGGCAAGAACGGGCAATACTGGTATTACACATGCTCGCGGTCGGCTGATATGGGGAAGAGCGGATGCGCTGGCGTGACCGTGCCTATGGGCAAGCTCGATGAAATCGTAACCGATGCGCTATGCGATAAGGTTCTCCAAGCGGATCGCCTTGAGAATATGCTGGGGTCTTTGCTTGCTCGCAATTCGGGGCGGCGCGCGGCAGCGCAAGCGAAGCTGAAGGAATTGAAGCGGGAACGCCGGGAGCTGGATCAAAAACTGGCAAAGCTGACCGACGCTCTGGAAAAGGGTGTCCCGCTCGATGCCGTCAAGAGCCGCTTTACCCAGCGCCAGAATGAGCGCGAACAGGTGAACCGGGTTATCTCATTCGTAAATCGCGAAATCGACTCGCCTCTCTCAGTCGTTACCCCGGAGAAGCTGGAGGCCTTCGCGAATGGTTTTCGGGCCCGGTTGCGGGAGGACGGCGAGCCGGGGTTCCGCAAGGCCTATCTCCGGCTCTTGCTGGAGAATGTGGCGGTCACCAAGGACCGGGTGAGGATTTCCGGCCGCAAGGACGTGCTGGCCTATCAGCTGACGGCTGACAAGCCGCTGCCGCCCTCAATGGTACCTACTTTTATGGATGAGTGGTGCACCCGACACGATTCGAACGTGTGA
- a CDS encoding PAS domain-containing protein, which translates to MSEPLRLAPFDIYIDPLLSFQDSRLREMLAYWETKRAGRPMPARADVSPAEIISHLPSVFLVDAAPPALSLAHFRVRLMGTALNELFANDYTGRTLEQEMSEKSAAAVAKVFGIVCQLRRPLRLHGQAVFAQAGPATALEAVLMPLTTGVGSVDMVMGELVKRASA; encoded by the coding sequence ATGTCGGAGCCCCTGAGGCTTGCGCCTTTCGACATTTATATCGACCCGCTGCTCTCCTTCCAGGACAGCCGCCTGCGTGAAATGCTGGCCTATTGGGAAACAAAGCGCGCCGGCCGGCCCATGCCCGCTCGCGCGGATGTAAGCCCCGCCGAGATTATCAGCCATTTGCCATCGGTTTTTCTGGTCGATGCGGCCCCGCCCGCGCTCTCGCTCGCGCATTTCCGCGTCCGCCTCATGGGTACCGCCCTCAACGAGCTTTTCGCGAACGACTACACCGGTCGCACGCTGGAGCAGGAAATGTCGGAAAAATCCGCGGCTGCTGTCGCCAAGGTTTTCGGCATCGTCTGCCAGCTGCGCCGCCCGCTGCGGTTGCATGGCCAGGCGGTGTTCGCTCAGGCGGGGCCGGCAACGGCGCTCGAGGCCGTGCTGATGCCGCTGACCACGGGCGTCGGCTCGGTCGATATGGTGATGGGTGAGCTGGTGAAGCGCGCCTCGGCCTGA
- a CDS encoding ABC transporter ATP-binding protein — MAHSLADNEDSLETRLPPEPAPRTGARYAIEARNLRKVYKASGNQPAKEALKGIDLAIPRGSIFALLGPNGAGKSTFINILAGLVTKTSGSASIWGFDTDVNPRQARASIGVVPQELNIDPFFTPAEVMEMQAGLYGVPKRERRTMEILKAMGLDDKADAYARTLSGGMRRRLLVAKAMVHNPPVLILDEPTAGVDIELRRQLWEYVKGLHARGTTIVLTTHYLEEAEALCDTIAIIDKGQVVACEPKETLLGRISDKRLIVRPATPATQLPAALAGMKAEVRPGGTISVQYNPAETNVMTILGRLSAEGMEIIDISTEESDLEDVFMQLTSH, encoded by the coding sequence ATGGCCCATTCGCTTGCCGACAATGAAGACAGCCTCGAAACGCGCCTGCCGCCGGAGCCGGCGCCCCGCACGGGCGCACGCTATGCCATCGAGGCCCGGAACCTGCGCAAGGTCTACAAGGCGAGCGGCAACCAGCCGGCCAAGGAGGCGCTGAAGGGCATCGACCTTGCGATACCGCGCGGATCGATCTTCGCGCTGCTGGGGCCGAACGGCGCGGGCAAATCGACCTTCATCAATATTCTTGCCGGGCTCGTGACCAAGACCTCCGGCTCGGCCTCGATCTGGGGGTTCGATACGGATGTCAATCCGCGACAGGCGCGCGCCTCCATCGGCGTGGTGCCGCAGGAGCTCAACATCGACCCGTTCTTCACGCCCGCCGAAGTGATGGAGATGCAGGCGGGACTCTATGGCGTGCCGAAGCGCGAGCGGCGGACCATGGAAATCCTGAAAGCGATGGGGCTCGACGACAAGGCGGATGCCTATGCGCGGACGCTTTCGGGCGGCATGCGGCGGCGGCTGCTGGTGGCGAAGGCGATGGTGCACAACCCGCCGGTGCTCATCCTCGACGAGCCCACGGCGGGCGTCGATATCGAGCTCAGGCGGCAGCTCTGGGAGTATGTGAAGGGCTTGCATGCCCGCGGCACGACCATCGTGCTCACGACGCATTATCTCGAAGAAGCCGAGGCGCTGTGCGACACCATCGCGATCATCGACAAGGGGCAGGTGGTGGCTTGCGAACCGAAGGAGACGCTGCTTGGACGGATCAGCGACAAGCGGCTGATCGTGCGGCCTGCGACACCCGCGACGCAACTGCCGGCGGCGCTGGCCGGCATGAAGGCGGAAGTGCGTCCCGGTGGGACGATTTCCGTTCAGTACAATCCGGCGGAAACAAATGTCATGACCATTCTCGGTCGGTTGAGCGCCGAGGGCATGGAGATCATCGACATTTCGACTGAGGAATCGGATCTCGAGGATGTTTTCATGCAGCTGACATCGCACTAG
- the polA gene encoding DNA polymerase I: protein MKKGDHLFLVDGSGYIFRAYHALPPLTRKSDGMPVGAVAGFCNMLYKLIEDTKDEFEPTHLAVIFDAAAKTFRNDIYPEYKANRVEPSEDLRPQFALVRDATRAFGVPCIEKKGYEADDIIATYARLAHEAGARVTIVSSDKDLMQLVNDNVDMLDTMKLKTIAREQVIEKFGVPPEKVVDVQALAGDSTDNVPGVPGIGIKTAAQLIGEYGDLETLLARAGEIKQQKRRENLIEFAEQARISRRLVELDNNVPLEEPLEGMGVREPDPETLIGFFKDMEFNTLTRRVGERFNIDVDAIPAAGKHALITDGALAAPAGEEPKKEKQTVARTARGGTPGAVPKGIDADFNDANYVAVTALADLDEWIARAREQGFLAVDTETDSLFPMQARLVGVSLSLLPGEACYIPLQHGAGGGLDFADAGGQPQIPLKEAIARLKPLLEDPSILKIGQNLKFDMTVLRQHGIQLKGLDDTMLMSYALDAGVHGHGMDELSELHLGHKPISFAEVAGKGKAQITFDQVPVDRATAYAAEDADVTLRLWHILKPRLVAERRVTVYETLERPLVSVLAEMERAGVKVDKAVLARLSGDFSQKMAQYEDEIYELAGERFNIGSPKQLGEILFDKQSLEGGRKTKTGAWSTDADTLEALAAKGHELPQRVLDWRGLSKLKSTYTDALPEYINPETGRIHTCYSLASTSTGRLASTEPNLQNIPVRTEDGRKIRTAFVAEKGNLLISADYSQIELRLLAHIADIEALKKAFAEGLDIHAMTASEMFGVPIEGMESSVRRRAKAINFGIIYGISAFGLANQLGIPRQEAGEYIDRYFKRFPGIRAYMDDTRDFAHKNGYVETIFGRRIHLPAINSKNPAEKSFMERAAINAPIQGSAADIIRRAMIRMPQALADAKLAARMLLQVHDELIFEVPEKEAEKTSKVVSRIMSDAAAPAVALTVPLDVDARAAKNWDEAH, encoded by the coding sequence CTGAAAAAAGGCGACCATCTCTTCCTGGTGGATGGTTCGGGCTATATTTTCCGCGCCTATCATGCCCTCCCGCCGCTGACGCGGAAATCGGACGGCATGCCGGTCGGCGCCGTCGCCGGCTTCTGCAACATGCTCTACAAGCTCATCGAGGACACCAAGGACGAGTTCGAGCCGACGCATCTCGCCGTCATTTTCGACGCCGCCGCCAAGACCTTCCGCAACGACATCTACCCCGAATACAAGGCCAATCGTGTCGAGCCGTCGGAAGACCTGCGCCCGCAATTCGCGCTTGTGCGCGACGCGACCCGCGCCTTCGGTGTCCCCTGCATCGAGAAGAAGGGCTACGAGGCCGACGACATCATCGCCACCTATGCGCGCCTCGCGCATGAAGCGGGCGCCCGCGTCACCATCGTCTCCTCCGACAAGGATCTGATGCAGCTCGTGAACGACAATGTCGACATGCTCGATACCATGAAGCTGAAGACAATCGCGCGCGAACAGGTAATCGAGAAATTCGGCGTGCCGCCGGAAAAGGTCGTCGATGTGCAGGCACTGGCGGGCGACTCCACCGACAACGTTCCCGGCGTCCCCGGCATCGGTATCAAGACCGCGGCCCAGCTCATCGGCGAATATGGCGATCTCGAAACGCTGCTCGCCCGCGCCGGAGAGATCAAGCAGCAGAAGCGCCGCGAAAACCTTATCGAATTTGCCGAGCAGGCCCGCATCTCCCGCCGTCTTGTCGAGCTCGACAATAACGTCCCCCTCGAAGAGCCGCTTGAGGGCATGGGCGTCCGCGAGCCCGATCCTGAAACGCTGATCGGCTTCTTCAAGGACATGGAATTCAACACGCTGACGCGCCGCGTCGGCGAGCGTTTCAACATCGACGTCGACGCCATTCCCGCTGCCGGAAAGCATGCCCTCATTACCGATGGCGCGCTCGCTGCCCCCGCGGGCGAGGAGCCGAAAAAGGAAAAGCAGACGGTCGCGCGCACCGCACGGGGCGGCACGCCGGGTGCAGTTCCGAAGGGCATCGACGCGGATTTCAACGATGCGAATTATGTTGCGGTAACGGCGCTTGCCGATCTCGACGAGTGGATCGCGCGCGCCCGCGAGCAGGGCTTCCTCGCCGTCGATACGGAGACGGACAGCCTCTTCCCGATGCAGGCGCGCCTTGTTGGCGTCTCCCTTTCGCTGCTGCCCGGCGAGGCCTGTTACATCCCGCTGCAGCATGGCGCTGGCGGCGGCCTCGACTTCGCGGATGCCGGTGGCCAGCCGCAAATTCCGCTTAAGGAGGCTATCGCCCGCCTGAAACCGCTGCTTGAGGATCCTTCCATCCTGAAGATCGGTCAGAACCTGAAATTCGACATGACGGTCCTGCGTCAGCATGGCATCCAATTGAAAGGTCTCGACGACACGATGCTCATGTCCTACGCGCTCGACGCAGGCGTGCATGGCCACGGCATGGACGAATTGTCGGAACTGCATCTCGGCCACAAGCCGATTTCCTTCGCGGAAGTCGCGGGCAAGGGCAAGGCGCAGATCACCTTCGACCAGGTGCCGGTGGACCGCGCCACCGCCTATGCCGCCGAAGATGCCGACGTCACACTCCGCCTCTGGCATATCCTGAAGCCGCGCCTCGTCGCGGAGCGTCGCGTTACTGTTTATGAAACGCTGGAGCGTCCGCTCGTTTCCGTTCTCGCGGAAATGGAGCGAGCCGGCGTCAAGGTCGACAAGGCGGTGCTCGCGCGCCTCTCCGGCGATTTTTCGCAGAAGATGGCGCAATATGAGGATGAGATCTACGAGCTTGCCGGCGAACGCTTCAATATCGGCTCGCCGAAACAGCTCGGCGAAATCCTCTTCGACAAGCAAAGCCTCGAAGGCGGCCGCAAAACCAAGACCGGCGCCTGGTCGACCGACGCCGACACGCTTGAGGCGCTGGCCGCGAAAGGCCATGAGCTGCCGCAGCGCGTGCTCGACTGGCGCGGGCTTTCCAAGCTGAAAAGCACCTATACGGATGCACTCCCTGAATATATCAACCCCGAGACCGGCCGCATCCACACCTGCTACTCGCTCGCCTCGACATCGACCGGCCGCCTCGCGTCAACCGAGCCGAACCTGCAGAACATTCCCGTGCGCACGGAAGACGGCCGGAAAATCAGAACGGCCTTTGTCGCCGAGAAGGGAAATCTTCTCATCTCCGCCGACTACAGCCAGATCGAGTTGCGCCTCCTCGCCCATATCGCGGATATCGAGGCGCTGAAGAAGGCCTTTGCCGAAGGTCTCGATATTCATGCGATGACGGCATCGGAAATGTTCGGCGTGCCCATCGAGGGCATGGAGTCTTCCGTTCGCCGCCGCGCCAAGGCCATCAATTTCGGCATCATCTACGGCATATCCGCCTTCGGCCTGGCCAACCAGCTCGGCATCCCGCGGCAGGAGGCGGGAGAATATATCGATCGCTACTTCAAGCGTTTCCCCGGCATCCGCGCCTATATGGACGACACCCGGGATTTCGCTCACAAGAACGGTTATGTCGAAACGATCTTCGGCCGCCGCATTCACCTCCCCGCGATCAATTCTAAGAATCCCGCGGAGAAAAGCTTCATGGAGCGCGCCGCCATCAACGCGCCGATTCAGGGCTCGGCCGCCGACATCATCCGCCGCGCCATGATCCGCATGCCGCAGGCATTGGCGGATGCGAAGCTCGCCGCGCGGATGCTGCTGCAGGTTCATGACGAATTGATTTTCGAAGTGCCGGAAAAGGAAGCCGAGAAGACGAGCAAGGTGGTGTCGCGCATCATGTCGGATGCCGCCGCGCCCGCCGTGGCGCTGACTGTGCCGCTCGATGTCGATGCCCGTGCCGCGAAAAACTGGGACGAGGCGCATTAG
- a CDS encoding glutathione S-transferase family protein, with amino-acid sequence MIRLHIFPASLKGTPNPSPLCVKLETALRLAGVPHRVWYNTNPANGPKGKLPFIEIEDQRIGDSALILYHLKERLGVDLDRSLSDGERAQSHMLHQMLDERLYWVLLHSRWMDEANWRVTRQCYFGGLPFPLSLIVPRMARKQMRAALHAQGIGRHSAEEIYELGAKDLAALATLLGDKPFFFGDIPTLADATVFAYLVNIAGPELPSPLKDAALRHDNLLRHMDRMGELYAAKRQPQRIALTLAA; translated from the coding sequence ATGATCCGCCTTCACATTTTTCCGGCGAGCCTGAAGGGCACGCCCAATCCGAGCCCACTCTGCGTGAAACTGGAGACGGCGCTGCGTCTTGCCGGGGTTCCGCACCGGGTCTGGTACAATACGAATCCCGCCAACGGGCCGAAGGGAAAGCTGCCCTTTATCGAGATCGAGGACCAGCGCATCGGCGACTCGGCGCTCATTCTCTATCACCTGAAAGAGCGGCTTGGCGTCGATCTCGACAGGTCATTGAGCGATGGCGAGCGGGCACAGTCGCATATGCTGCATCAGATGCTGGATGAGCGGCTTTACTGGGTTCTTCTTCACAGCCGCTGGATGGATGAGGCGAACTGGCGGGTCACCAGGCAGTGTTATTTCGGCGGGCTTCCCTTTCCGCTCTCCCTGATCGTGCCGCGCATGGCGCGAAAGCAGATGCGCGCCGCGCTTCACGCCCAGGGCATTGGGCGACACAGCGCGGAAGAAATCTATGAGCTCGGCGCGAAGGACCTTGCGGCTCTTGCCACCCTGCTGGGGGACAAGCCTTTCTTCTTCGGCGATATCCCAACGCTCGCGGATGCGACCGTGTTCGCCTATCTCGTCAATATTGCCGGGCCGGAGCTTCCAAGCCCGCTCAAGGACGCCGCGCTCCGCCACGACAATCTCTTGCGGCACATGGACCGCATGGGCGAACTCTATGCGGCGAAGAGGCAGCCGCAGCGAATCGCGCTGACGCTCGCAGCCTGA
- a CDS encoding helix-turn-helix transcriptional regulator, protein MRRADRLFDIIEFLRRNKRVVTAQELAEKLEVSVRTIYRDVADLQASRVPIEGEAGLGYVLRSGYELPPLMFTEDEIEALVFGARMVRAWGDAAFTHAADAAVAKIRAVLPERLERIAAATHVTVAPGRTNQKDGYSRHLSPVRRAIRERRKLSIDYEALSGEKSRRVLRPLGLAFFGPFWILAAWCEKREDFRTFRIERIGALKVTDDIFRDEKGKTMEDFVSRPSEASYSGLPQPHAD, encoded by the coding sequence ATGCGACGTGCCGACCGCCTTTTCGACATCATCGAATTTCTTCGCCGCAACAAGCGGGTGGTGACGGCGCAGGAGCTTGCCGAAAAGCTCGAAGTCTCCGTCCGCACCATCTACCGCGATGTAGCCGACCTGCAGGCGAGCCGCGTGCCGATAGAGGGCGAGGCGGGCCTCGGCTATGTCTTGCGATCCGGCTATGAGTTGCCGCCCCTGATGTTCACCGAAGATGAGATCGAGGCTCTCGTCTTCGGCGCGCGCATGGTCCGCGCCTGGGGTGACGCCGCCTTTACCCATGCCGCCGATGCCGCGGTCGCAAAGATAAGAGCGGTACTGCCCGAACGGCTGGAGCGCATTGCCGCCGCAACGCATGTCACCGTCGCGCCGGGCCGCACCAACCAGAAGGATGGCTACAGCCGCCACCTCTCTCCCGTTCGCCGTGCGATCCGCGAACGGCGCAAGCTGTCCATCGACTACGAGGCGCTCTCGGGCGAGAAATCCCGGCGCGTCCTGCGTCCGCTCGGTCTCGCTTTCTTCGGGCCTTTCTGGATCCTCGCCGCCTGGTGCGAAAAGCGCGAGGACTTCCGCACTTTCCGCATCGAGCGTATCGGGGCATTGAAAGTCACTGACGACATATTCAGGGACGAGAAGGGCAAGACGATGGAAGACTTCGTCTCCCGCCCGAGCGAAGCATCCTATAGCGGCCTTCCTCAGCCCCACGCGGATTGA
- a CDS encoding phosphoenolpyruvate carboxykinase: protein MKQTGPYISKNGADKSGFKNLAATHWNYRPAALYEEAIRRGEGHVAANGPFVVKTGVHTGRSAKDKFIVRDASTEKTVWWDNNKSMTPEAFDLLHADMLKHAEGKELFIQDLFGGADQTHRLATRIYTEYAWHSLFIQNLLIEPKPEELGSFDPQFTIIDLPSFEADPEKYGVRTGTVIACNFAKRIVLIAGTSYAGEIKKSVFSMLNYELPPKRVMPMHCSANVGEEGDTAIFFGLSGTGKTTLSAVATRTLIGDDEHGWSENGVFNFEGGCYAKMIKLSAEAEPEIYAVTRRFGTVLENVVMDENTRELDLDSAALAENSRGAYPLSFIPNASATGRAPHPKNIIMLTADAFSVLPPVARLTPSQAMYHFLSGYTAKVAGTEKGVTEPEATFSTCFGAPFMSRHPTEYGNLLRDLIAQHKVSCWLVNTGWTGGVYGTGNRMPIKATRALLAAALDGSLNNVEFRTDPNFGFEVPVDVPGVDNKILNPRETWADKAAYDAQAQKLVKMFIENFAKFEAHVDPDVRAAAPAAARAAE from the coding sequence GTGAAACAGACCGGGCCTTACATCAGTAAAAATGGCGCCGATAAAAGCGGCTTCAAAAATCTGGCCGCCACCCACTGGAACTACCGGCCCGCCGCGCTTTACGAAGAGGCGATCCGCCGGGGCGAGGGCCATGTCGCCGCCAATGGGCCCTTCGTCGTCAAGACCGGCGTGCACACCGGACGCTCCGCGAAAGACAAGTTCATCGTCCGCGATGCCTCCACCGAAAAGACGGTCTGGTGGGACAACAACAAGTCGATGACGCCGGAAGCCTTCGACCTCCTCCATGCCGACATGCTGAAACACGCCGAGGGCAAGGAACTCTTCATTCAGGATCTCTTCGGCGGCGCCGACCAGACCCACCGCCTCGCGACCCGCATCTACACGGAATACGCCTGGCACTCCCTCTTCATCCAGAACCTCCTCATCGAGCCGAAGCCGGAAGAACTCGGCAGCTTCGATCCGCAGTTCACCATCATCGACCTGCCGAGCTTCGAAGCCGATCCCGAGAAATACGGCGTGCGCACCGGCACCGTGATCGCCTGCAACTTCGCCAAGCGCATCGTGCTCATTGCCGGCACGTCCTATGCCGGTGAAATCAAGAAGTCCGTCTTCTCGATGCTGAATTACGAATTGCCGCCCAAGCGCGTGATGCCGATGCACTGCTCGGCGAATGTCGGCGAGGAAGGCGATACGGCGATCTTCTTCGGCTTGTCCGGCACCGGCAAGACGACGCTTTCCGCCGTCGCGACGCGTACGCTGATCGGCGACGACGAGCATGGCTGGTCGGAGAACGGCGTCTTCAACTTCGAAGGCGGCTGCTACGCGAAGATGATCAAGCTGTCGGCCGAGGCCGAGCCTGAAATCTACGCGGTGACGCGCCGCTTCGGCACCGTGCTCGAAAATGTGGTGATGGACGAGAACACGCGCGAGCTCGACCTCGACAGCGCGGCGCTGGCCGAGAACAGCCGTGGCGCCTATCCGCTCTCCTTCATTCCGAATGCGAGCGCGACCGGCCGCGCGCCGCACCCGAAGAACATCATCATGCTGACGGCGGACGCCTTCAGCGTGCTGCCGCCCGTGGCGCGGCTGACGCCTTCGCAGGCGATGTATCACTTCCTTTCAGGCTATACGGCGAAAGTGGCCGGTACGGAAAAGGGCGTGACGGAGCCGGAAGCGACCTTCTCGACCTGCTTCGGCGCTCCCTTCATGTCGCGCCACCCGACCGAATACGGCAATCTGCTGCGCGACCTCATCGCCCAGCACAAGGTTTCCTGCTGGCTGGTGAACACCGGCTGGACCGGCGGCGTCTACGGCACGGGCAACCGCATGCCGATCAAGGCGACGCGGGCGCTGCTTGCCGCCGCGCTTGACGGATCGCTCAACAATGTCGAATTCCGCACCGATCCGAATTTCGGTTTCGAGGTTCCGGTGGATGTGCCCGGCGTCGACAACAAGATCCTCAATCCGCGCGAGACCTGGGCCGACAAGGCTGCCTATGACGCGCAGGCGCAGAAGCTCGTGAAGATGTTCATCGAGAATTTCGCGAAGTTCGAGGCGCATGTGGACCCGGACGTCCGCGCCGCGGCGCCGGCCGCCGCCCGCGCCGCCGAATAA
- a CDS encoding M20 family peptidase, whose amino-acid sequence MLKRILLGLGGLFLLLVAIIVVRTLMVPVVTPGEAGAAATIDAERAAQRLSEAVQFETISHQRGADAAAVARSAEAFTGFRDWMDETYPAFTGATSREIVGGHTLFYTWQGSDASLDPVLMMSHIDVVPIAPGTEDQWEHPPFSGAIADGYVWGRGTIDNKGSLIAMVEAAEMLAARGFQPARTIMFAFGHDEEIGGGEGNKALAGLLQERGVRLAWVKDEGGVIGQGLLPGVNAPVAMIGVAEKGSISLDIVAYSKGGHSSMPSPAAQTAIGRLARAIERIGNNPLEARVDGATRGMIEGLAPAVPFMQRMVYANLWLFEPVVRRVMQGSETSAAQLQTTIAPTIISGGVKENVLPPEARAVVNFRIHPRDTAESVLAHVREAVDDPEVSIEPLEGVREASVVSNMEGDGYKLITRVIGESFPGTITAPYLVVGGTDSRHYLPITDNVFRFIPIHMGPEDMARFHGTNERVSVANMGEAVAFYIRLMETMDATDRD is encoded by the coding sequence ATGCTGAAGCGCATTCTGCTCGGGCTCGGGGGGCTTTTCCTTCTTCTGGTGGCCATTATCGTCGTGAGGACGCTGATGGTCCCGGTGGTGACGCCGGGAGAAGCGGGCGCAGCCGCGACAATAGACGCGGAACGGGCGGCGCAGCGCCTGTCCGAAGCCGTGCAGTTCGAGACGATTTCCCACCAGCGCGGCGCGGATGCGGCGGCCGTCGCGCGCTCCGCCGAGGCCTTCACCGGCTTCCGCGACTGGATGGACGAGACCTACCCCGCCTTCACCGGCGCAACCTCGCGCGAAATCGTCGGCGGGCACACGCTCTTCTATACGTGGCAGGGGAGCGATGCCTCGCTCGACCCCGTCCTCATGATGTCGCATATCGACGTGGTGCCGATTGCTCCGGGGACGGAGGATCAGTGGGAGCACCCGCCCTTCTCCGGCGCGATCGCGGACGGCTATGTCTGGGGACGCGGCACGATCGACAACAAGGGCTCACTGATCGCGATGGTCGAGGCGGCCGAGATGCTGGCGGCGCGAGGCTTTCAGCCGGCGCGCACGATCATGTTCGCGTTCGGCCATGACGAGGAAATCGGCGGCGGCGAAGGCAACAAGGCGCTGGCCGGGCTACTGCAGGAACGCGGCGTGCGGCTTGCCTGGGTGAAGGATGAAGGCGGCGTGATCGGGCAAGGATTGCTGCCGGGCGTGAACGCGCCGGTGGCGATGATCGGTGTGGCGGAGAAGGGATCTATCTCGCTCGACATCGTGGCTTATTCGAAAGGCGGGCACTCCTCGATGCCCTCGCCCGCCGCGCAGACCGCCATCGGCAGGCTTGCACGCGCCATAGAGAGGATCGGCAACAATCCGCTCGAAGCACGCGTCGACGGCGCGACGCGCGGCATGATCGAGGGGCTCGCACCTGCCGTGCCGTTCATGCAGCGGATGGTCTATGCCAATTTGTGGCTGTTCGAGCCGGTGGTGCGCCGGGTGATGCAGGGAAGCGAGACGAGCGCGGCGCAGCTGCAGACCACAATCGCCCCGACGATCATCTCGGGCGGTGTGAAGGAAAACGTATTGCCGCCGGAAGCGCGCGCGGTGGTGAATTTCCGCATTCATCCGCGCGACACGGCCGAGAGCGTACTGGCGCATGTGCGCGAGGCGGTGGACGACCCCGAGGTTTCGATCGAACCGCTCGAGGGCGTGAGGGAAGCGTCGGTCGTGTCGAACATGGAGGGCGACGGCTACAAGCTCATCACCCGCGTCATCGGGGAAAGCTTCCCGGGGACGATCACGGCGCCCTATCTGGTCGTCGGCGGCACGGATTCCCGCCATTACCTGCCGATCACGGACAATGTGTTCCGCTTCATTCCCATTCATATGGGGCCGGAGGACATGGCGCGGTTCCATGGCACCAATGAGCGGGTATCGGTGGCCAATATGGGCGAGGCGGTGGCCTTTTATATCAGGCTGATGGAAACGATGGACGCGACCGACCGGGACTGA